Genomic window (Daucus carota subsp. sativus chromosome 5, DH1 v3.0, whole genome shotgun sequence):
ttgtagcattatttactagtccaggactttactttttctagtgttagttgagttatcctccagaggatttgcttgttatgattaacaaacaaatagggggagattgtaagtctaaatgtaaagacaaccctatctgttacatagggataataactcaacaatagaacaggacaagtaaataacactacgcctgcaccggaatcggaagatacgaagacaaaggttgaagaagccatctacagtcttgaaggaataagttcactggaagaagttcattaatatgttcatgcctcagtgaagaataaagattgaagtattcaagattgtggaagcaatgaagatgttgttcaagtactcgaaagatttcagtgcaacccctgaagcaagatatttctatgtatcttggttggttatttataatcaacaaactgaagcataaactaacccggaaccgactgatcaatgtttgctgacaaagacggtacaatgtttaacttcagtgttagtcgcttgtgaaccagaccagtgcactaagcgtcagcacgtacggagctttgcaaagtatttatcgatcgaagaattgatccagtcatatcaagtcatttgttccaaagccaagtcaagccaaatgccagctatgccaatgcttactgctcaaatgccatatgtcaaagcttccacagaaagccatatccagaagtgacattttatatatgtgtgcacttatatatttgtatatgtacaaatataattatatatgtatatatgtatatttaattaaatataatatatataatatatatgtatatatgttttttaaacatatgtatatgtatatttatatgtatatatatttaaataaatatatatgtatatagtatatgtatttatattttacataaacatttatatatttaagtgtatatatattatattatgtacataaatatgtgtatatttatatctatagataattatatatatatacctatatatatatttatatttatatttacatataattttatgtatattatatatatttaaatatatgagaatatatttaaatatatgtatatatatatattactatatgtttatataaatattatttatatacatttatatatatatctttatttatacatatatttatataatattatgaatataatataatataaatatatataatggtgcAAATTTGTCTAAGTGATCACTACAGGGGAAGCATCATCACtgatgaagcgcaaactttgactaagtcaaagtttgcgcctcaaccTTCCTTTaaacacttagaaaatttctaagtcacCACTGTCACACTAAGGATGAGTGTTtggcgcaaagtttgactgaagGGAATGGCGccacctttgaccaaagtcaaaggcgcaacctttgactttgtCAAACTTGGCGCTAACAATTCTCCTGAATTGTTTTTCTAAGTAAGAAAATCCACTGGGCACAGAGGAGAGTCtcctggagcgcaaactttgactaagtcaaagtttgcgcctccaaccATTATCTCTAGGCGCAACTTTGAAGAGCTGTGGAAAATTCTAAGTTGATCAACACTGTGGAGCACTGTATAAGCGCAACTGTTGACTGAAGtggcgcaaagtttgacttcTGTAAAGGTGGAATGTATTTGAGGCGCAactttgatttatatatatatatatactcatatatatgtatatgtaagttGCGCCACCCCTTGGTATTTtctgagttagatttatttttataaatcgaatccgtccaggacgaactcaagtcgtccaggacgaactcgttaaccatggttagtttatgaaagcctataaatatgtgattgtggttctcacaatttacatcatccttcgggatggatggccaagtgctttgcacaaactctctcaaatatacacacaccctagcctagttttgtaccataaatatttgtagtggatagggcttgtaatatttagaggagtggtcattgtagccaaccttcgggtttggatttgtagcaccttcgaggtatttatcaatatacagatataccttggaaaatattgtgtgttggtttaatattttcatatcctcagaaaccgacccaataaatatccggaacacgaaacccattacaggactgcaatttatttatccgcaagattcgaaagaattttaaattgtagtgagtatcgtattcaacccccccttctacgatactttggacctaacaatatatatatgattacttttaaaattttaatttttccccataaattatataaattttaatattctacctgatttTCGACTAATTAATACAGTTTTgaccaattaatcatcgattaaATTTACCGAATTTTACCAAATTGGAATAAAAAACCGTTTGATTATCGATTAATCGGTTAATCGGCAGATTTttagatatttaattattataaaatatatatatttatatgataaagGCTCTAATTTGGCCACaatctcattttttatattaaattttctataattttagatgagtggtaatttaattatataataaaattttaaatagtgtatattttttgtgtttatattttaataaaaatcataatagTGAGGATATGCGAACATATGGACATCACCATAATatgatttcaaatataaaaaatataaaattacaatttaaaaaagatgagcaaaaagatataacatatattaaaataataatttaaagcagctcgtgctttgcacgggttaagaagctagttatatgataatgtattgttacgagtgtttttagtatttgaaactgtttataatactaatcgactccacatttgtagacttgcagtaccaaaaggagagtaccaaaccaaaaaatataactcaaACTTTGGAATACAAATTATACCcgtgttggcttattatagtatttcagtaatctaatcaatcgaatttcaacgtaattttgttatcttggtttttttgacaacaataacttttaagattagagttagaaagggttatgtaatggttatactgaaattaaacacgttaaagttaaaaagagttatatgaaggttcttgttaaaaacaaaaattaaaattatatatttataattttatttataacatcgttataatttttttaatgagatattatatgataatgtattgttatgagtgtttttagtatttgaaactgtttataatactaatagactccacatttgtagatttgtagtaccaaaccaaaaaatataactaaaaccttgaattacaaattatactcatgttggtttattatagtatagtatagatagcatagattatatatttaattttattttaattttatatcagaatatatatatatttgtattttatttgaaattaaacaaatttttagtaGTTAAATTCGTAAGAAACTCATTAATgatgattaaaaaaaacttataaagtGCATAGGTGCAAAGATATGTTTTAGAAAAGTTTAAATGTCATTTTGTTGTGATCAAAAAGTCCgttataatttagaaaaatctaTAAACAAGTTCAACCACCGATCCATCCATCAGTGAATGAATGGAAAAGGGTAATGTGGCTTAGGGTAGACGGTAGTATCACTTAagttaaaagattaattttataatgttataatttataaaatcattatttcttATTCTTTTTTGTGTTAAGTATTATTCtcaatatgttttaatattttttaataaaataagtcCCTCTCTATTTCTATtggacatattaaaaaaattatgttgatatatataattcaggactaaaaaaaaaaatacatatgttGCTTTTTCAAGAGTCATGATAACTCTAGAATCTCCTATCCCTTTGATTCAGCCACTAAATATAAAAGTAACGGAGGAAAAGTGACTCTTTCTTTGTGGTTTTCCTGATGCTGAATTTTCAGGGGTAATTCAGCAGCTTCTGTGGAGTAAGAATTTAAGGCATTCACTGTCTTTATCCCAATTCCCAAGTGCCGGTGGTGTTGCTATATCGTTCGAAGCCACTGCAAACAAATGATTTGCACCAGACTATTTGTTCGTTGCAGCCATAGCACTTACCAAGTTACCATCCTTCTTAGCATAGTAAATTTCATTGAGgattatcaaatatcaaatgttTGTGCTAACAGAAGAATCTGATGAAGTCTGAAAAAAACAATGTTGTTGCAGTGCAGTTCAGGACTTGTGTTTAATTATACATTCTGCTCTAACTCAAATCTGTGCCATATTATGATCTTTTCAGTACTGAAGATATTGTACAGTAATGCATCTAGGCAAATTGAAACAAAAAAGGAAACATTTTCAAGTTAAAATGCTTATGTTATGAGTAAACAGGTAAGCACACAGACCAAGCACAATAGTATAGCAGGACAATGATACTGCATTATCTATGTTGGTGGGCTAAACAAGATAAATTATTTACACTAGTAGAACAAATTTGACCATTTAAGCtgtttttcataaattaaaatacaaaatagaatcATAGTATAAAATTACATTCCTTCAATTAACAGAAAATtagaattatttttcaaatactgggatgaattttattattataaaaattccaTCTAAATGTTTTCATACATAAAATTTATACGCGAACTCGCCTTAAATCGTTTGGAAACCTTTTCTCAAACTATATAATATTTAgttgaaattatatttgaataaatacaaattaatgTGATTTGGAAGAAAATACCCTGGACAATAATGTGGTAAACACAATAACCATttgacttcatttttttaatattaatcattttctcgaaaaaaaaaatatcccttgaaaatgtatatgtatatgtatatgtatatagtaaaaATCTGTAAGCATATTTGATTCCGATTACAATGGCAGTTCTCAACTATTCTTCCCCTTCACCTCCTTCTCTGATCTCCTCTTTCAAGAACTCGACATCGATTTCACACTTATTTACCGTCCCTGCCACTCGCCGCCGGAGTTTTCCCTCTTTCCGGATAAAAAGCAGCCTCGCCGTCGAATCTCCGGCAGCTTCCGGCACCAGCAACGGCGGAGAATCACCCAAGATTTTGTTGCAAGTGAAAGACTTGACTGCAGTTATAGCTCAAACTGAACAACCCATTTTGAAAGGAGTCAATCTTTGTATCTATGAAGGAGAGGTCAAAAGTTTGTACCTTTATATGcatattgtgtgtgtgtgtaatttttgtgaattttagtttgttttaagaacttaattgattattttgtgTTTTAATTGTTGGGTTTTGTTGTTTTTAGTCTTGTTTGTGAAATTTGATGTTCATATATGTAAATGTGTGGAAAGTTTGTACCTttatgtgcgtgtgtgtgtctGTTTTTGTGGGAATTTAGTTTGTTTCAAGAATTTCGTTGACTGGATTGTATGATGTTGTTTGTGGAATTTGATGTTTAATGTGTTATTATGGTTAGtgatttttgtttaattgtGATTATGATTTTGGATAGGTTCATGCTGTGATGGGGAAGAATGGTTCTGGGAAGAGCACTTTTGCCAAGGTTGGgtcttttttcttgttttttctttttttatgtttttccgATCAGCTATCTTTGGCATAGTTTAGTTTCTTATATGGTTGTTAAAGTATGTGGTGGTGTGAATGCATTTGCAAGGTTTCTTATATTTGCTCTTGAAAATTCATTTGAATAATAATGGATTTTAACAAAAATTCTGACAAAAGTGTTAAAAATCTTTTATTCgtgcatatatatttttgtgcgCATGCTTTTGTATGAACCAGCATTGGCACCTAGGTGAGTGACTAAAGCTTTTAAAGAATATTCTATTGCCAAGAGTTTCTTGTGAATAGTCTCTTGCTAAGAGTTTCTTGACGTTCCCAAACCAAATgctattttttttcttgtgtTATTGAGTGAGCTGAGTGACATAGGTGCACAAGAGTACTTCATgcaacaaccatttttttaatGGGCTCTACGGATGATGCCTGCTGCTTTACCAACGAATTTTTTTAATGGGCTCTACGGATGATGCCTGCTGCTTTACCAACTAAATAAAGGAGCATTACTTTGGTTGGATTTCGTGCCAGATAGGTTTTATTTACTGCTAAATTGAGCCGTAGTGTCGAACACGAAGCAGGCAGAAGATACCTCGGGGCACCAAATTTTTTTACCTTTGACTACCCACCCTAAAGTTTATAGCTTTTGTTAAGAAATGTTTTTAATCATCTGATAGTTCTGTATATCAACATCTATGTTtcctttttttaatatcatttttaataatGACAATATTTGTAATATCGGGTACATTTTGATAACTCATATGCTGCAGGTTCTTGTTGGCCATAAAGATTATGAAGTTACCGGGGGTAGCATCGTGTTTAAAGGAGAGAACTTGCTTGACATGGAGCCGGAGGACAGGTCAATTGCGGGGCTTTTTATGAGCTTTCAATCCCCAGTTGAAATTCCAGGAGTGAGCAATATTGATTTTCTCTTAATGGCATATAATGCGCGTAGAAGAAAGCTGGGATTGCCAGAGTATAGTCCTATTGAGGTGCTTGTTTTTGAACTTTGGATATCCACTCATGATGTTTCTTAGGGTTAATGTGACCTTCGTATGATCTTTGTACTGTTACCATACATAAAAGTTTTATAATGAAAACGAAATCAGAATGCGGACATGGAACGGGAAATGATAATCTCCATTAcagttatttatatttttgctaTCTATAAggaaaataattttctattaaagGTTTAATGTGGCAGGGCAATAAAAATACTAGTtctttctgagtcattaaagtTTTAGCTTCACAAGAACAAGCAAGGGTTTCATTTTGGTTGACTGAGTAACTGCTAATATTTGTTCTTGCAGTTCTATGCATACATCATGCCAAAGCTTGAAGTTGTGAACATAAAGCCAGATTTCTTGAACAGAAATGTGAATGAAGGATTTAGTGGTGGTGAAAAGAAGCGTAACGAGATTCTACAACTTGCGGTATGTACATGGCATCTTGATAATTTGCAGTTTCTATCTGAAGTTAGACAGACCTCTGCTGATAAGATCTTTGGAGGATTTGATCttggattatataatataattgaaaAGATATTAGTTATACATGTTATATTACGTTAAATGGGCTGGGATGAAAACACTGTCTTATCCAGCTAAGATGTCAAAACcattatttatcttatttctTACATTTTCTAACAAGATATAATTAGAATTTTGTTTCGGTAATTCCAGATATACAGTGACGTATTTTGAATAACTTTGCTTTCTAGTCTTCCTGTAATGTACAAAGGGGATTTAGCCTCTATGTACATTGACATTTAGTTATATGTTGATAAGATGCATCATGCATACGGTGTATTTATTCTGTATCTGTATCAGTCGATGATTATGTGCACAGTGCACTCAGTAATATTGTACTGGTTTAAAGATATTGTACAATTCTACCCCGAGCAAGGAAAGAATTTCATTAGTTCATTGTTATCATGTTTATCtgctcttctttctttttctttaagcTCTTCGTTCTATCAATTGTACTTCtaccaaatttttatttgagAACCGAGACTTCCCCTGTGGTGGTTGTATGtaataaacttttattaagGGAACAATCCATACTTGTGGCACACACATTACTAAATGTCCTTGCAAATTCATCAAAAGCTCATCAGCCCTTTTACTGGTTGAAGGGAAAGTGTACACCTCTCGGATGAGCAAGATTATGTATTTCAATGTGTCAAAAGCATTCTTCATATGAAATTATGAATGACTTTACCTCTCTTTGATACAGGTCCTGGGAGCAGAATTGTCCATTTTAGATGAGATCGATTCTGGTTTAGATGTTGATGCACTTCGTGATGTATCGAAGGCCGTAAACGGACTCCTGACCCCAAGAAAATCTGTTTTGATGATCACCCACTATCTTCGGCTTCTGGAATATATTCAGCCCAACTACATACATATCATGGTTAGCAAGTCTTATAAATTTCTGTACTCTGTCTTGTTAGAAATTGAAATCAggtttatattgatatttttcCTGCCACTCAAGTTAGTGGGAACTATAATTCACTTTTAGACGCCTCTGGAGTTTCTTATCTCAACCTTGAGTGAACTGGTATAGTGGAAGGCAGTGATATAACTTATACGCAAAACATGTGGTTTATGCATTCATGTGTAGGCACTTAGAATCTTAGTGTATTGCATAAAAAGTATTGTAATTTTTAAGTTCATTAACTTTAAGACTCAGAGGTTGTTTTCGAGGCTATGCCTTAATGTCTTATGCTTTGCATCCTCATATAAATAAAGCAAATAAAATATCCTCcctattttagtaattaaacaTAAACGACctttattaacaaacaatatgTGTCATTAGTTCGTTGTTTGTCAGAAGGGTGTTAGCGGTGAACTAGCTTGGTTTTTTGTTGTCTTCACAAGGTAGTTGGAATTGCATTGCTATATTAGAACAGAGGCATTGttgaagtttttaaattttgggtTTATTTATTAACAGActcctgttttttttttttaggagGATGGAAAAATCATCAAGACAGGAGATATATCTATCGCGAAACTTCTTGAGAAAGAAGGGTACAAAGCAGTTTCTGCAACATAGTGCAGGTATAGAACTTGCACCCCCCTCCCTGTCTCTCTCACTCACTCACACACAGACAAtgtgttccattatctgattgAGTGGCATGCATTGTTCTCGTTTTCAGCAACAATTTTGCCATCTTTGTTTTTACCACATACAAAGGAGCATGTAGCGATAGCACAGGATGGAGTTTCTTAGGAGGCAGCATCTGCAGCCATTTTGCAGGTGTTTTGTAGTACCATATAATACATTTGTAATGTAACCTTATATACCGATGTGGTTGTACGACACACCATGTTCAGTACAGCACATCTGGAGCAAGCTGCAAGACTACGCAGAAGCTCAGGGGAAGTACATGTTTGATCTTGTGTTGAATAATCATCGTGTCTTGTGTTTAGTTTTTATCTGCGGAGGCTCACATGTAAACATAAACTGCCCATAATACTTCTGTTGAAGTGTTTAGGTTGTTATATGTAAAAACATGTCTTTCATAAACATTCACTACGTATATATGGTGGAATGAGCATTCTTCAGTCTGTGCTTTGAAAGTGGACTGGATGGTTTTGAAATTTGATCACTATTCAAGGTGAAAAAGAAAGAACCTTCTTTAGTAGTTGCTTGAAAGAGAAGCAGCAAGGAGAAGATTCGAAAGCTTTATTGTAATTGAAGGTTTTATGCGGAATGAGTCGAGGAATAATTAAATCGGCCAACCTTACTTTTCAACTTTTGAACTCTATAGGGAGTAGATGTTCGTTCAAGTTACAAGGAAGAAGCCTTGATTTACAAGGAAGATTAGTTTGATTATTTCTTTGGTGTCTCTCTCTAAATTTTTTTCACACTTCTAAATTTTTGATGTTCtacttaaattaattatttcaaaaagatttctttataaattataatattaatattatatattttcttagaaAAGAGAATGTTGAAAATATTAATTGCAATTATGTGATTCATTTATCATATTACAATAATAGATTCTATTTATAgcaacttgaaataataataaaatactcctatttttaacatataatcaatcaatataatatataggttcagcaaattatatataatattacacaAGTTCAATTTAAACAATCATTTTAATTGATAGATATtctaatattcaaaaataaaacaaaaattcaaatttgataCCCTAAACCTTCATATGACAAGTGATATTTTAGATTTTCTtgaactagttgagaaaccgcgcgttgcggcgacctataaaaattatattagttattcaatattaatatttgtagaatgcaataattttgtggctgtctataaaaagtatattaatgattaaaaattaatatttgtaggataagataaattttatattataaaaatcttgatataatcccaatactaatatataaaattgcaaaattggactataattcatgttgaaaaaatgaaaataaatttctacacgtaattaacaatttaaagcacgacgaatcttaattttatttgtgtttttttttttgaaaagtaatcatattcttacattgtcacctttcttcaatttttttggattgattgtgcacaaaaacatctaaattaaatccgtgagatagcgatctataactaaccttacttgtaacaacctctattt
Coding sequences:
- the LOC108219702 gene encoding ABC transporter I family member 6, chloroplastic → MAVLNYSSPSPPSLISSFKNSTSISHLFTVPATRRRSFPSFRIKSSLAVESPAASGTSNGGESPKILLQVKDLTAVIAQTEQPILKGVNLCIYEGEVHAVMGKNGSGKSTFAKVLVGHKDYEVTGGSIVFKGENLLDMEPEDRSIAGLFMSFQSPVEIPGVSNIDFLLMAYNARRRKLGLPEYSPIEFYAYIMPKLEVVNIKPDFLNRNVNEGFSGGEKKRNEILQLAVLGAELSILDEIDSGLDVDALRDVSKAVNGLLTPRKSVLMITHYLRLLEYIQPNYIHIMEDGKIIKTGDISIAKLLEKEGYKAVSAT